DNA from Agarilytica rhodophyticola:
AATATTTAAATATTTTTAGTGGTGGCACACTCACCAATAACAGATTCATTCGACAATCTTCCATTAGCAGACGAACGCCTAACTATCTATTCAGACTATAGGTTATTCCATGAGTAATCGCATGCCTGTATTTAGGTAAAAAAAACTCACAAAAAGTGAAAAAACATGATAATTCAAAAACTCCTATACGACTTTTACATAAGTATTAAAAAACATAATACATCTCCATTATCCGTGATTAATAGTTTTGTTTTAATAGTACTTACTTCTGTCGCCACAACGATATATTCCAGCAATGTTATCGCCAATATGGCAACTAATCATGAACATCACTCCGTGCTTGCTCTGGTGGAAAAAGAAAATTCAACTCATATAGCGTTGGAAAGTGGAAAATGGTTTGACCCTGCAATATGGCATAATGGACAAGTTCCGGGGAGGGATGCGAATGTACATATTCCAGCAGGTATTAGCATCACCTATCAAGGATCAAGCAACGCTAGACTAGATACCATACGTATTGATGGCTTACTTACTTTTGCCTATTGGAAGAATACTAAATTGGTAGTAGATACTATCGTTGTAACTAGTGATGGTCAGCTTATTGTTGGTGATAAAAACCGACCAATAAAAAAGGATTTTACCACTAAAATACTATTCGCCAATAATGGAGATATTGATACAGACTGGGATAAAGAACTAATTTCTCGCGGCCTAATTAGTATGGGTAGAGTGAGTATTCACGGTGCTAAAAAAGACAGCTTTTTAAAAGTAGCGCAGAATCCAATGGCTGGTGCGCGCACACTAGTATTTTCAAAAACACCGCAAGGCTGGCAAAAAGGTGACAAAATTGTAATTACTGGAACCCACAAACAGGGTTTTGACGGACCTGAAAAGTGGAAGCTTAATCCTGCAAAACATTGGCGTGATACCGAAGACGAGATTGCCACTATATCAAACATAAACGGCAAAACAGTTCAGCTAACACAAGCTCTTAAGTTCAACCATGATACTCCAGCATCAGATCTTAAAACATATGTGGCAAACCTATCACGTAATATAACCTTTTCTAATGAGGGCGGTGACGCACTACCTGTGCACCAGCGCGGGCATACTATGTTTATGCGCGATACAGTGGATATCCGCTACGCGGCATTTAATGAACTTGGTCGTACCGATAAATCCTTTAAATCAGCGGCGGCCTCGTCATTTTCATCTATTGCAGCGAACAGTAACGTGCAGGGGCGTTATGCTATTCACCTGCATCGCACGGGAATAGGTAATCTTAAAAACCCTGTTTACCTTGTAGGTAATGCAATTAACGGTTCGCCAGGTTGGGGGATGGTACAGCATTCGTCTAATGCTATTTTTGTCGACAATGCTGTTTACAATGCATTTGGTGCTGCTTACGTTGCTGAAAGCGGTAATGATATAGGTAACTGGCTCCGCAATATTGCTATTAAATCTCAAGGTATTCAGTGGGGTATTGTTGCGGCTCAGGATTCTGTTAATGAACGAGACGCGGGTCGTGGCGGCGATGGTTTCTGGTTTAGTAGCCGAATGGTAGAAGCATCAGAAAATATAGCAGCCAATACAACTCATGGTTATACCTATGTTAGCCGAAATGGCATTCAGGCTGATAACGCGAGTGCCCCAATTCCTGTAGTGGTGCTGGATCAACCCGAGATTTTACGCGGCGGTAATAATGCACACCCAATTACACCAGCCTTGACAGAATTTCGAGATAACGAGTCGTTTGGCAATCAGGTGGCGTTCCAAGTAATTCGCACTAACCCCTCACAAAATCATGACTTGCGCAGTATGATTGAGCGATTTACTGCCTGGGAAGTTTTTCGCGGTGTTACCGGACGTTATTCACCTCACTATACTATCGTTGATCTCCGCGTAATTGGTACTGACACCCCTCATAACAACGGTAGCAATAACCCTGCAGGAATTTTATTCGAACGTAAATCATTTGATTGGACTATCAATAGAGCAACTATCGAAAATATGCCAGTGGGCGTAGATACTCACGGACACGACGAAGGAAGAGCTAGCGATAATCGTGTCGGCATTAACTTTATCGACATGAAATTCTATGATGTGGGCCAAGAATATAAGAAGATTACAACACAGGGTCACCATTTCTATGATTCTAAGGATTTAGTCGCGGATCGACTCGCTGTTAGCTACAGTAAAATTCCAGCAATTTCTCCAGAACAAAGTGTCAGGCTCGATTGGTTAAAAATAGATTCGATTGGAGTTATCGGTCGTGCATGGGAGTTTGACCATCCAAGCTTAGTCTGGAAGCACTCTACAAATAATCTGTTACGTAAATCCGGTTATTTTAGAGACACCAACGGAAAACCTTTTATACTTGTGGATGATTTGATTGCAGATCGGGCAACAGGAGAAATTCAGAAAGTTCTTTTACCCATTACTCTTAATTTTACTTCACAGGAGTTAGCAAAATATAAAGATAATGGCCGGCTGACGTTTGCAGCCCCCGCACCTGTTGCTAACGCTGATACATTTAGAGTTAACATCGACAGCCCCAAGATTTTGGATATTATAAGCAACGACGATGATCCAGATGGAGGTAGTATATGGCTAGATGGAGTTATTCAACCTACACATGGCGAGCTCTATTTAGTTGGTAATAATCAGGTCAAATATGTGCCAGACTTTGGATTTGAAGGAAACGATAGTTTTAGTTACTGGATACGTGATGAGGAAGGCAACATTACCCGCGGAGAGGTGGCTATTCGTGTAGGATCAGGGGCTATTCCACAGGCACGGGAAATTCGCTGGTCTGATCCAGGTGAATTCACCCAGGCACTCAATAAAAATATTCAACCTATCGCCATTCAAAACAGAGAAATTATTAAGAAAGGTCGCACCTCCGTTATTGCCAACCCAATATCAAACGATCATGATGCTAACGGCGACCCCCTTTTTCTAACTGCGGTTTATCGTAGTTCAGGTAATGCATCTATCGATATGCGACTGGATCACGAAGGTCTCGCTACAGCAACAACTGACAACGTAAATGCTACCGGCGGTGCATTTTTCTATTATACTATCAACGACGGGAAAAAATATGATGGAGATGATGATGGTCTTTTCTATATTTTTATGGGTAAGAATAATGCGATCCGAAATAAAGAAGAACCTGGATTTGGCCCTTCGCTCGCTGAGACACCAGCTAACTACACGCCATTTAAAATTCTAGCAAAACAGGCACCTCTCAGGCATCTCCACACCTACGATGCAAATGAACTAAGTCATATTGAAGTATCGAGTAAAGATTATAATATTGGCTCAATCACCTTTTACCTAGATGGTAAACAAGTACACGTCGAAAATAAAGCTCCATTTACACTGAATAATAGTAACTTAAGTTCAGGAGAACATATGTTACGTGTTGTCGCTACTGGCAAAGCTAATGGCCAAGGGCATTTGTTATTTGATTCTAGAACTAAATTTCAAGTTTCCGGTTCACAGCTTCCTCCAGTAGGTTGGACTCAACTTCAATTTCAACATAACGGCGGCAAATGCATGGACTCAAAAGCACAAACAGCGAATAATTCAGGCTGGCATCAATGGACTTGTGGTGCACACCCAAACCGTAATTTTAGATTTGAACATGTCGAAGGCGAATACTATCAAATTCGAAATCAAGCTAGTAATAAATGTATCGATATGAAAGGACGATCTACTAATAATGCCGCATTAGCCAAATTCAACTGCAATAAACATAAGAATTTGCAATGGCGTATAGTCGATAAAGGACAGGGTAGATTTGAAATTAGAGCAAGAGTTGGTAACCGCTGTATAAACCAAGCGGGTATCAGTAAAGAAAATGGTGGTGAAATTAATCAATTTTCATGCGCTAATGCAAAGTGGCAGGAGTTTAAATTTTTACCCAATCGCTAAATTTACACCACATAGGTAAAGTAAGCATCGTTGGCAATTCATTCATAAAACCGCTGATGATGCACTTTTTAGAACTCCTTATCACTGCAAAAGATAAAAGAATAAAAAAGAACATGTTAATGGGTTCTTGATAATACGTTCATCACGAGAAATTATCGTAGGTCTATACATCTACGTCTAAGTTAAAGCATAAAAAAAGCCAGAACCCATAGGTTCCGGCTTTTTTATCATTCTACTTGTAACGCTCTAGTAATAAGAATATCTAGCTAATAATTGTTATCTTATAAGCTCTTGCTACTACTGAAATTTAAAACGCTGATTATCGCCGTTACTACAATTCCACTGCTGGATATTAGTGCCATTCGCTCCAGATGCACTGGATACATCTAAACACTTGTTGCTATGACGGGCGACTATACGGAACCAGCCATTACCTCGATCATCAAGTCGATACTGCTGATCTTGTGCTCCAACACAATTCCACTGAACTGCGTTAGCACCATTTGCCATTGATCCGCCACCAATTCCTATACACTTATCATTTTTAGTACGAATTTCGTAAAATCCATTACTAGTAGATTTAAGAGTAAAATCTTGATTTCGATTGTTGGCATTACAAGCCCATTGATGAATATTGGCGCCATTTGCAGAAGAGCCTGAGTCTAAATCTATACATTTACTGCTATGTTGCGCGGCTAAGGATGTAGTTCCAGTGGGGACTGAAATACCCGAATTGCCACCACCGTTGCCGGCAGAGCTACTAGAAGTGAGTAGTAGTGTGTCTATTTTGAATCCTCTTCTCGCATCTGCAACCATATGCCTAGCGGGCAAACCTTTTCCTAACCAGTTGGCAGGAATATTGCCAAAAACTAGAGGATCAGGTTGTAATGGTTGACGTCGCTTATCGTCTTTTGCTTGCAATCCACTCTTAAGCACTAAGGCATCGATATCTAAGCCGGCTTTACCATCACTTGTGTGACAGCTAAGGCAAAACTCATTATTGCTCGAATCTGGCCTGGGCTTATTATGCACTAATGGCCCTTCAGGGAAATTAATATTGTCTCGTATCGAAACAACCCCACCAGGAATGTTGCCCAAGTGTGCAGCAAAATCTGTATTATAATTGTGATAACATGCATAACTACCAAACTTGCGCTTACCATTTAATAATAACTCATCGCTGATCTCTACATGAGAGCTATGAGGATAAGCGCTAACAATATTGTTCCAATAGGTACCAGCATTGTTAGTAACACCAACAAGAGTTCCCCTAGCATGGTTACAGGCCACCTCAACATTTACTTTTTCAGCAAATATTTTAAAATCGTCAATCCAACCCTTAAAGTTTTCTCTATTATTATCAGGATTAATACCTACAGTGAGTTTACCTGGTCTCAAATGAAATAGCGCTGCGTTATGAGTGAATGAATCTATCTTATAGCCATCAAGATAGGTACTTATAGTTTTATTACCATTTTCTAATTGAAACCCTAAGTGGCGCCATTGTTTATTTTTCATAGTGAAGAATCGATTAATAGTGCGAACCGTTCTATTACTTGAATCAACAAACATAAGCTCCCCCTGCCCTCTGACTTTTATTTTGCTGTCATCAGGAAAAGTTAATAGCGTTCGCACCCCAGAAGTAGTTCGAGTATCCACAAAGATGCTGTAATACCAATCACTATTTAAGGTGTTTCTAGGCTGACGATCAATATTAAACTCCAGTGCAGAGCCATTACCATCGAGCCAGAATCCCTTACCTTTAATACCACCTAATGCAACGGGTTCGATTCTACCTTGCCCCAAAATTTTACCGCTGGCGGGAATATTCCAACGTGTTGCGGTGGCCGCATTTTGCACCTCACCTAGTAACTGAGCATTTCTTCCGCTAGATTCAATACGTAGCGCTTGTGCCATATTAGCGTTTAAAAAGCTATTAGGGTTAAGGTAGTCGTCAAAAGGGACTTCCGTAGTACCGCGTCCAGAACTCATTAGCCAAGAAACATCATAAGGACTTACAGGAAACATATTCTTAAAATAGTTAAAACGGTGTTCATTACTATCAAAGAATGAGGTATTACCAGAACTGCCTTTGGGGAGGTGTTCGTTAGTATTATCGCGGCCATTACCCACTCTTACAAAGCCACCATTTCTAGAATTTGCATCATACAGCCTTATATTACGCTGGTGTTTATCGTCAGCACGAATGGTAAAATCGACATTGTTTATAAGATTATCTAACAACACCATTTTACCTTTAGTCCATAGGCCCATAATAACTCGCCCCATAGTGCCAGAAGGTTGCTGGCTATCGCGAGCAGACACACAGCTACTCGTCACACACTCTGTTTGATAATTTGCGCGATAACCTTTCTTGGGATCAAATAAATTAGTATTAACTACTGTAAGAGAAATATTGTCTCCTCCTTTATCAATCCAGGGATAAGAACGCAAAGAGGTACCTTCAGGAATGATTTTCCCAAGCGGGTCTCTAAATTCCTGCATCGCAAAGCCATAGCGTTTGTTAATCGTCTGATCATAAGGAGCATGTGTTAGAGGGTATACTTTATTCCATTGGCGCACATCACATGCTTCGAAGTTATCTGGATTATCATTAACAAAATAAATAGCATCAGGGCGTGATGTCTTGTTATTGCCTTTACTGTCGCGCCATGTAATTGACGTTGCACCATTAGCTTGGCCAGATTGTCGCGCCATTAGTAAGCGTCCATCGCCAGTGGTCATGGGTTCAAAAAATGTATATAAAGTGAAGGTTTTACCAAAAATTGGTTGTTTAGCTGTAACTTCGACGATTTTTGCATTCCTTGTCTTAGGTTTATCCACCCTAACGGTAATGGGAGTGCTTACCAAGGTCCGACGAGTATTATTATTTGAGTCTGATTTAGCGGAAATAATAGATAAATCGTAGCAATCATCGCCGCCGCAGTTACGCGGGTTTTTTATATTTGAATTTGGATCAAACGAAGGGTCACATAATGTCATATGTGCACCTCCTGTACTAATAACATCTCGAAAACTAAGAGTAGCTTCACTGGGAGCAAAAGCATCTGCTGAGCTTAATATTTTTGTTCCATTGGACGAGTTCATAAAAGGCTTGTCAATTTTTTCTGGTACTTGTAGGCGTAACGCTACTCTTCCGTTTTCTCTTTCATTTGACAATCCAACCCTACCATCGGCACTGGTTTGCAAGGTAGGAATGGTAGGCCTTGTATACTGTCGCTGCTCTGTCATATGTACATCCCTATCAATAATCGGAGCTTCAGGCGCTGCACTAACATATGTGGCCAGCGAACATAAGGTATTCACAAGCATAAAGGAATAACTGAGTTTCATATGAACCTCGTGGGTTGTTACTGTGAGTTGTAAGAATGCAATTAAATAAGCGTATTGGAGTTTAGGTTTATGTAAATGACATTAATCAAATAATTTTGAACATGAGCTTTAGGGTAGAAATCAACTCAAAGCCAAATGCATACACACAAATAAACGAAAGCAAAACTTCTTGTCTACTAAATTATCTATACTGTTAATAGTAAACAAATTTATATTTTAAGTGTAGCTAATCGCAAATAGCGCATATCACTTTTAAGTTGTTATATTGTTATTAAAATAGAGAACTTGTAGATGTTTTCGCATAGCAAACTTTGCTATGAAACTCAGTGAATATTGAATTTAATTATCGGTTTAACGAAATCAAAAATATCGATATTAAAAAATATGGTGTTTTTATGGATTTTGCAAATTAAAAATAATAAATATCAAAAACAAAAACCTATTCACATTTTTAATTAGTATTGTTATAAAAAATAAACCGTTCTAGATAAGAAAATCGCTCAATCAATATCAACATCAAATCCGACAGAAAGAAAACTGTTAACAAAAAACAATTAATAATAAATAAAGCCATCCATATAACCGACAACAAAAACCAACTAATAAGCGCTAAACCCCACTCACATTAATTAAATTATATTTATTTAATGTGAGTGGGGTTTCCTTTAATTTTTAGTTGCTAAAATTTAGGCGTGTTAGAAGAATATTGGCCCGAACATAATACTAGGTATTTCTAGCTTCGCTCATAAGGCCAGAACAATCTACTTAAAAAGCAGGAAAATGACCCACCTTGGATTTACTTCAGGGGCTTGCAGATAGTTCATAAGTTATGCAAAAAGTATATAATAGAGAACAGGTTATAGGCATTTAAAAGAGCCAAATATGTTAAAGAGAATTATCCTCCTATATATTACTATTGTTTGTCTCGTACCCTCTATCGTACAGGCAAAAAAGCAACATCTAAAACAACTAGCAGTCGATACATTAATCACTGGTGCTAGAGTACTGGACGGAAGTGGCAATCCATGGACTTATCAGGATGTAGGGATCAAAGGAGAGAAAATTACCTTTATCGGCAAGGCTAAACAGCATGATATTGCCGCTAAGAAAATAATAAATGCTAAGGGCCTTTACTTGACACCAGGGTTTATCGATATGCATAGCCATGCAAATCCTGATCAAGATGAAGCACGCATGATGCTGCCTCAATTATATCAGGGTATCACCACCGTAGTTCTCGGTGTCGATGGTCAAGGAGATAATGATTTGACGACTAAATACCATACATATCGCAAACAAGGTATCGGCGTCAATGTGGCATCTTATGTCGGTTTTAATGCTGCTCGCCATGAAGTAATGGGCATGAGTAATCAAGCGGCCACGTCAGAACAAATAGAACAGATGCAGCATTTCATCAGAAAAGGAATGCAACAAGGCGCCTTTGGCATATCGTCGGGATTATTTTATCGGCCCGCTTCTTACGCGTCGACTCAAGAAGTTATTGATGTCGCCTCCTCGACTCACCCATTCAACGGTATTTACGACACACACGATCGAGATATGGGAGCTGCGCTCGATGGTATAGGCTACGATGCTTCCGTTGCAGAAGCGATAGAAATTGGCGAGAAAAGCGGCAACCGCGTTATCTTTAGTCATTTCACACCGCAGGGAAAGCATAATTATGGTCACGCT
Protein-coding regions in this window:
- a CDS encoding RICIN domain-containing protein → MIIQKLLYDFYISIKKHNTSPLSVINSFVLIVLTSVATTIYSSNVIANMATNHEHHSVLALVEKENSTHIALESGKWFDPAIWHNGQVPGRDANVHIPAGISITYQGSSNARLDTIRIDGLLTFAYWKNTKLVVDTIVVTSDGQLIVGDKNRPIKKDFTTKILFANNGDIDTDWDKELISRGLISMGRVSIHGAKKDSFLKVAQNPMAGARTLVFSKTPQGWQKGDKIVITGTHKQGFDGPEKWKLNPAKHWRDTEDEIATISNINGKTVQLTQALKFNHDTPASDLKTYVANLSRNITFSNEGGDALPVHQRGHTMFMRDTVDIRYAAFNELGRTDKSFKSAAASSFSSIAANSNVQGRYAIHLHRTGIGNLKNPVYLVGNAINGSPGWGMVQHSSNAIFVDNAVYNAFGAAYVAESGNDIGNWLRNIAIKSQGIQWGIVAAQDSVNERDAGRGGDGFWFSSRMVEASENIAANTTHGYTYVSRNGIQADNASAPIPVVVLDQPEILRGGNNAHPITPALTEFRDNESFGNQVAFQVIRTNPSQNHDLRSMIERFTAWEVFRGVTGRYSPHYTIVDLRVIGTDTPHNNGSNNPAGILFERKSFDWTINRATIENMPVGVDTHGHDEGRASDNRVGINFIDMKFYDVGQEYKKITTQGHHFYDSKDLVADRLAVSYSKIPAISPEQSVRLDWLKIDSIGVIGRAWEFDHPSLVWKHSTNNLLRKSGYFRDTNGKPFILVDDLIADRATGEIQKVLLPITLNFTSQELAKYKDNGRLTFAAPAPVANADTFRVNIDSPKILDIISNDDDPDGGSIWLDGVIQPTHGELYLVGNNQVKYVPDFGFEGNDSFSYWIRDEEGNITRGEVAIRVGSGAIPQAREIRWSDPGEFTQALNKNIQPIAIQNREIIKKGRTSVIANPISNDHDANGDPLFLTAVYRSSGNASIDMRLDHEGLATATTDNVNATGGAFFYYTINDGKKYDGDDDGLFYIFMGKNNAIRNKEEPGFGPSLAETPANYTPFKILAKQAPLRHLHTYDANELSHIEVSSKDYNIGSITFYLDGKQVHVENKAPFTLNNSNLSSGEHMLRVVATGKANGQGHLLFDSRTKFQVSGSQLPPVGWTQLQFQHNGGKCMDSKAQTANNSGWHQWTCGAHPNRNFRFEHVEGEYYQIRNQASNKCIDMKGRSTNNAALAKFNCNKHKNLQWRIVDKGQGRFEIRARVGNRCINQAGISKENGGEINQFSCANAKWQEFKFLPNR
- a CDS encoding RICIN domain-containing protein, translating into MKLSYSFMLVNTLCSLATYVSAAPEAPIIDRDVHMTEQRQYTRPTIPTLQTSADGRVGLSNERENGRVALRLQVPEKIDKPFMNSSNGTKILSSADAFAPSEATLSFRDVISTGGAHMTLCDPSFDPNSNIKNPRNCGGDDCYDLSIISAKSDSNNNTRRTLVSTPITVRVDKPKTRNAKIVEVTAKQPIFGKTFTLYTFFEPMTTGDGRLLMARQSGQANGATSITWRDSKGNNKTSRPDAIYFVNDNPDNFEACDVRQWNKVYPLTHAPYDQTINKRYGFAMQEFRDPLGKIIPEGTSLRSYPWIDKGGDNISLTVVNTNLFDPKKGYRANYQTECVTSSCVSARDSQQPSGTMGRVIMGLWTKGKMVLLDNLINNVDFTIRADDKHQRNIRLYDANSRNGGFVRVGNGRDNTNEHLPKGSSGNTSFFDSNEHRFNYFKNMFPVSPYDVSWLMSSGRGTTEVPFDDYLNPNSFLNANMAQALRIESSGRNAQLLGEVQNAATATRWNIPASGKILGQGRIEPVALGGIKGKGFWLDGNGSALEFNIDRQPRNTLNSDWYYSIFVDTRTTSGVRTLLTFPDDSKIKVRGQGELMFVDSSNRTVRTINRFFTMKNKQWRHLGFQLENGNKTISTYLDGYKIDSFTHNAALFHLRPGKLTVGINPDNNRENFKGWIDDFKIFAEKVNVEVACNHARGTLVGVTNNAGTYWNNIVSAYPHSSHVEISDELLLNGKRKFGSYACYHNYNTDFAAHLGNIPGGVVSIRDNINFPEGPLVHNKPRPDSSNNEFCLSCHTSDGKAGLDIDALVLKSGLQAKDDKRRQPLQPDPLVFGNIPANWLGKGLPARHMVADARRGFKIDTLLLTSSSSAGNGGGNSGISVPTGTTSLAAQHSSKCIDLDSGSSANGANIHQWACNANNRNQDFTLKSTSNGFYEIRTKNDKCIGIGGGSMANGANAVQWNCVGAQDQQYRLDDRGNGWFRIVARHSNKCLDVSSASGANGTNIQQWNCSNGDNQRFKFQ